In Candidatus Margulisiibacteriota bacterium, the sequence GGCAAAGGCAAACGGCGCGCCTGAGGAGTCTGTTATCTTTACGCTGGAAGGGGATGCGGGCACATAATCCCCCTCGGCTATTTGTTTGCCGTCGAACTCAAAAATGGCGGACGAGGACATGACCGTGCAGATTATGGTCCCTGACACGGTCGCAGTGTTCTGCGCCGGGTCCTTTGCGCTTATCACAACTTTGTTCTCTCCTTTTTCTAATCCTATACCCAGGCAGAACGTGCCGTCGCAAGACACAAGCTGTTCTTTTGACTGTTTTCCGTTTACCGAGGCAAAGATCTTTTTGACCGAGGGCTTATCAACCTTTCCTGTTACGGCTAAACTTGATCGGTTCAGCTCTCCAGGAAGTGTTTCATCAAGGGTAATGACCGGGACGACCGTATCTACTACAAGAACTGCCGTGGCGGGTTTTGCGGTGTTGCCGGCAAGGTCCCTGATCACTGCTTCCAGCTTGTAGATGCCGTCAGAAAGAGCGGTCCTGGGTTCGAACACCAGTTCCTTTTCCCCGGACCCGGCAGAACAGGACCCTTCTATTGTTGAAGCGTCCCGGAACAATTTCACTGAGGAGTTCCTGTTGTCAGGTCCCGACCCGTCATCGGACAATTCTATCAAGATCCTTTTGCCGCTGCCCGAATATAACACAGGTTCTTTTGATGGGAACAGGAGCCCAGGCCCTACAAGGTCAACGTTCAATTTTGCCGAGGCTTTTGCGTAAGTTCCGTCAGGCAGAGGCAGCCTTACCTCAAGCTCGTTCTCTTTTTGCGTGACTTCCTGCGGGAGATATATGATCCCGAGGACTTTGTTCCTGCTGTTATCAAGGTAGAGCGAGGACTCGGCAGCTTTGCCGTTAATATAGGCCGCGGCTTCGGTTTCGTCCTCTATTTCAAGAGTCGTGCCGGCAATAGAGGCCTCAAAAACCACTGTTGAGCCTTTCTTGAACCAGGAAGAAGACGGCGGTTTTTCGACAGACATAGAAAGGACCTTTGGAGAAGTATCTATGTTAAAGCTTCTGGCCTGCGATTCAAAAGAAGAGATGCCGTCCCAGGCATATAACCTGTAATAATACTTTCCCTCAGAAAGAGGCTCTAAAAAGGCCGCTATCGGATACTCTGCCGGAATATCGGAAAATGAGGCAAAGTCGCTTGTCCTGCCCAGCCTGACCGAGTATAAATAGGTGTCGGCCTCCTGCACGGGGTCGGCTTCAAAGGTGATCGCTGGTTTGTTCAGAGCAAAGACATGGTCGTCCGGTATTTTGGGTCCAAGGCTTTTCAACCGGGCAAATGACAGCGTCCTTATAGAGCCGCCTGTTTTGGCAATAACGGTTCCGGGACAGGCCAGGACCTTTATTGATGTGCTTTCTTCCGAAGCAAGCAGTTCTTTCTGCGGAGAGGCCCATTTTGTTCCGGAAAGGAATGCTCTGGAGTAGTAGAGATGCGAATCTGAGCTCCAGGCGGCAAAGCAGGCCCCCTGCGGCGAAAGGACGATATCCCAGGCAGGGATACTTGTGCCTGAGGATGCTATCTCAAAAGGCCTGCCGAAGGCAGAACTGTCGGCGGTTTTTTTTGCTGCCATCAATTTGTGGGTTATGCCGTCAAACACTCTCCAGGAGCAGATGGCGCTTCCGTGATTAACTGCCGCTTTTGGCAGGGACTGTTGCGTGAATGACGAAGAGACCTCTTTAGGTGCTGTGTAAGTCCTGCCAAGATCAAAGGACTCACAATACTTTAATTGTCCGGAGGCCTTATCCTTCCAGACGATTAGTACTTGGTCTTGGCTTGACGAAACGGCCGGGACCCCTTCGGGAACGGAGTCCGCATTTACGGCAAACGGGGCAGAAAAATAGGGGAGGCTATCCGAAAAGCTGGAAAACAGCCTGTCCTGGCCGCCTGCCCAGACAAGCAGGATGCTGCCTTTGTGCCTTAAGACTTTCAGGTCTGAGGGCCTTGTATCGAAAATATGGACAGATTCAGGCCTGCTCCATGTATCGCCGTTATCGCTGGAAAAAGACAGATACAACCGTCCCGAAACATACCAGTAAGCCTCGAGCAGATTTTTTTCCCTGATCAAATGCTGGAAGCAAGCTTCTTCGGTTGTCGAGGCAAGGTCTCTTTTTGAGGAAAAGGTCTGTCCTTTGTCAAAGGACCTTGAAAAAACAGGACCGGGAGAGCAGTTTAATTCGTATACTGTATTGTCTTCAAAGAGCGTGGCGGCACAAAGAGAAGTCGCCAGGGAACCTGCAAGCAGCAGGACAGATGCTATCATCAGAGCCCTAAGGTCTATCTTACCCATAATATATCCGGGGAAGTCCCATCCCAGGACAATTGTAGCACTTCTGTTATATATTACAAACAGGTCAAATAATGCGTCAGAAGTTGATTATTTTAGAAAATCCTGCGGCTTCAAGGCTTGCGCCTCCGACCAGCCCGCCGTCAACATCTTCCTGCGACATCAGTTCCTTGATGTTGTCGGCTTTTACGCTTCCTCCGTAGAGTATCCTGATGGAAGAAGAAACATCTTTGCCAAAGAGGCCCTCCAGCTGTTTTCTTATGAAAGCGTGGACTTCCTGCGCCTGTGCGGGGCTCGCGGTTTTACCGGTCCCGATAGCCCAGACAGGTTCGTAGGCGATAACGGTCTTTAATGCCTGTTCTTTTAAAAGCCCGCTGAGCCCGCCTTTCAACTGCTTTTCTATCACCTCAAAGGTCCTGTTCTTTTCTCTTTCTTCAAGGGTTTCGCCGACGCAGACTATTGGG encodes:
- a CDS encoding FlgD immunoglobulin-like domain containing protein; the protein is MGKIDLRALMIASVLLLAGSLATSLCAATLFEDNTVYELNCSPGPVFSRSFDKGQTFSSKRDLASTTEEACFQHLIREKNLLEAYWYVSGRLYLSFSSDNGDTWSRPESVHIFDTRPSDLKVLRHKGSILLVWAGGQDRLFSSFSDSLPYFSAPFAVNADSVPEGVPAVSSSQDQVLIVWKDKASGQLKYCESFDLGRTYTAPKEVSSSFTQQSLPKAAVNHGSAICSWRVFDGITHKLMAAKKTADSSAFGRPFEIASSGTSIPAWDIVLSPQGACFAAWSSDSHLYYSRAFLSGTKWASPQKELLASEESTSIKVLACPGTVIAKTGGSIRTLSFARLKSLGPKIPDDHVFALNKPAITFEADPVQEADTYLYSVRLGRTSDFASFSDIPAEYPIAAFLEPLSEGKYYYRLYAWDGISSFESQARSFNIDTSPKVLSMSVEKPPSSSWFKKGSTVVFEASIAGTTLEIEDETEAAAYINGKAAESSLYLDNSRNKVLGIIYLPQEVTQKENELEVRLPLPDGTYAKASAKLNVDLVGPGLLFPSKEPVLYSGSGKRILIELSDDGSGPDNRNSSVKLFRDASTIEGSCSAGSGEKELVFEPRTALSDGIYKLEAVIRDLAGNTAKPATAVLVVDTVVPVITLDETLPGELNRSSLAVTGKVDKPSVKKIFASVNGKQSKEQLVSCDGTFCLGIGLEKGENKVVISAKDPAQNTATVSGTIICTVMSSSAIFEFDGKQIAEGDYVPASPSSVKITDSSGAPFAFASAKLDSTSIAYDTSTGSASVGTLSAGKHELELETPSHTYSIEFFAEGSLCLKDLLPCPNPFDPSLGPSKITYNLSRPAQVKLYIFDQTGRLITSLSVPGTAGYNNNLEWDGKLASGENASNGIYLIKVLAQENGQATASAKGRIIVLR
- the tpiA gene encoding triose-phosphate isomerase → MRKPIIAGNWKMFKNAKETRAMLTELIPLVKEAAEREIVVCPPFIDIEPAVGVCKGTNVKIGSQNIFWEEKGAFTGEISPGMIKDSGCEYAIIGHSERRQYFGETDATVNKRLNAALKVGLIPIVCVGETLEEREKNRTFEVIEKQLKGGLSGLLKEQALKTVIAYEPVWAIGTGKTASPAQAQEVHAFIRKQLEGLFGKDVSSSIRILYGGSVKADNIKELMSQEDVDGGLVGGASLEAAGFSKIINF